Proteins found in one Aerosakkonema funiforme FACHB-1375 genomic segment:
- the ruvB gene encoding Holliday junction branch migration DNA helicase RuvB: MAIISSKQQPIEPDPKPKQRRESKDDRKTPKASPKLDLLQPTATSDETDKLEEGLRPQRFADYIGQKDLKTVLEIAIKAAKGRGETMDHLLLYGPPGLGKTTMALILAAEMGTTCKITAAPSLERPRDIVGLLVSLKPGEILFIDEIHRLTRMAEELLYPAMEDFRVEIAIGKGQSARTRSLPLSPFTLVGATTRVGSLTSPLRDRFGLIHRLHFYEPEELTEIVLRSADLLKTPIDREGAEEIAGRSRGTPRIANRLLKRVRDYTQVKNLGKIDRKIADEALEVFNVDPRGLDWTDRKVLSVMIDNFKGGPVGIETIASATGEDVQTIEEVYEPYLMQIGFMLRTPRGRMVTPAAWQHMGYK, translated from the coding sequence ATGGCGATAATTTCCTCCAAACAACAGCCCATCGAACCAGACCCCAAACCGAAGCAGCGTCGGGAGTCAAAGGACGATCGCAAAACTCCAAAAGCATCGCCAAAACTGGATTTACTGCAACCAACCGCAACAAGCGATGAAACCGACAAGCTGGAAGAGGGACTCAGACCCCAGCGATTTGCGGATTATATCGGTCAAAAAGACCTGAAAACGGTCTTGGAAATTGCCATCAAAGCAGCTAAAGGTAGAGGCGAGACGATGGATCACTTGCTATTGTACGGCCCGCCCGGTTTGGGCAAAACCACAATGGCACTGATCCTGGCGGCGGAAATGGGCACCACCTGTAAAATCACAGCTGCGCCGTCTCTAGAACGTCCGCGAGATATTGTGGGCTTGCTGGTGAGTCTCAAACCGGGTGAAATTTTGTTTATTGACGAAATTCATCGCCTGACGCGCATGGCAGAGGAACTTCTCTACCCAGCGATGGAAGATTTTCGAGTCGAAATTGCGATAGGTAAAGGTCAGAGCGCGAGGACTCGCAGTTTGCCGCTGTCGCCGTTTACTTTGGTGGGGGCAACAACTCGCGTGGGGTCGCTGACTTCGCCGTTGCGCGATCGCTTTGGTTTAATTCATCGGCTGCACTTTTACGAGCCAGAAGAATTAACAGAGATTGTACTGCGAAGTGCCGATCTTCTCAAAACTCCGATCGATCGCGAAGGAGCAGAGGAAATTGCCGGTCGAAGTCGCGGTACGCCGCGCATTGCCAACCGCTTGCTCAAACGGGTACGCGATTATACCCAAGTGAAAAATCTGGGGAAGATCGATCGAAAAATTGCCGACGAAGCATTAGAAGTCTTCAATGTCGATCCTCGCGGTTTGGATTGGACAGACCGCAAAGTGCTGAGTGTAATGATAGATAATTTTAAAGGGGGGCCAGTGGGAATCGAAACTATTGCCTCGGCAACTGGTGAAGATGTGCAAACAATTGAGGAAGTTTACGAGCCCTACTTGATGCAGATAGGATTTATGCTGCGGACGCCTCGCGGTCGAATGGTTACCCCAGCTGCTTGGCAACATATGGGTTATAAGTAG